The genome window tgaagtatttaaataaaatataaaataataaaacgaAAAGCACTAATTATCTGTCAGAATTTTgtagtatttaaataaaatataaaactaaaaacactaagaAACTATCAAACACAActgaacaattttttttttttgtgttcgtttgtttaataaacgaatgaacacaaacgaacttttTGCCGAACGGTTTACGAACTATTCACTGagcgttcggttcgtttgcaatTGTATACCCGATGTTATTAAATAACCAGAATTAAATAATGTAGCGGTTTCCTGAATATATTGTTTGAGTGTTTGGTAAATTCCAACTGTTTAGGAAATTAATAGATAAAATGACATAAGAGTacattttttgtgaaaaataggtGTCACATCAGGAAGTCCTGTCAAATTAGGTTTAAAAATATATACTTGATTCTATTTTACTAAGAAACTGACTACTTGACCCCTAAATTATTAGATGATCTGTGTTTATCCAAACATTAAAAGCTAATAAAGTGCCATTGGACTATGTAAAATAGCATTTTTGTGTGTTTAAAAATCTTCTTACAATATCAAAATTTGGAAATTTTCAATTGACAGTTTTTCCTTTGTATCTTTTCTTATTGTTTTGATATCAGACAATGGAGGACTATGTGCATCGAATTGGAAGGACAGGTCGCGCAGGATCAACAGGCCGAGCTACTTCATTTTATACGGATCGTGAtatggtttctttttttttcttaaccTTTTTCTTTTATCCCATTACTTAACCCATCTGACCCGTTAATATTTCAACATTTGACCAAACGTAAAGTTTCGAGACAGATGTTTGTCTGCTAACCAAAAACAAAATGTGGGACATGTGGAATCATGATGGTACCATTAGTTAATTGGATGGCAATTTCTACTGATTTACTTACTAATAAATCAAGTTGGGACATGTTTTATCTCAAAACTAATGATTCATATGCCTAAAACATCAACCTAAAAATATGCGTACCACATACAGTGTTTGACACATAGCCTCGATATTTTCTATCTCATCTTTTCCTTTAGTTTTGCCATGAGATCAACTTGAAACCTTTATTTAAAGAGGAATGAGCAAAGCGTGCCAGAGTTCGTTCAAAGTCTATTTTAATGCATACAATCTCCTAAAAACGTTTTATCCAAATTATTTAGTTTTTCTTATCATAGCAACGTTTTTGTTTTTATAGTTAACATATCCATTAtttagagtaaagtacatggatggtccctgtggtttactaaaattttggatttggtctctagcttttcaaaagtacacagatggtccctctggtttgcactttgtaacacatttagtccccagccaacaaatctaaaggttttagcaggtccaagttagggactaaatgtgttacaaagtgcaaaccacacgGACCATCCATGTGACTTTTggcaaagttggggactaaatacgTTACTAAGTGCAAACCAccgggaccatctgtgtacttttaaaaagctagggaccaaatccaaaactttggtaaaccacaaggaccatccgtgtactttataCCACTATTTATGAAGAATTTTAAGAAATGGACCAAAAACGTTTGCGGGCCAACACGAACCAGCCCCTACTAAAAGGCGACTCGTTTTGACCCGGAACCTACAGTTCTTAGTGAAGCGTAATGCCCTTTTAGTAATTTACTCGTTACTGATGCCTGCTCTTGCTTGCCGATAAATATCTCTTTCAGTTCCTTGTATCACAAATAAGGAAAGCAATAGCAGATGTTCAATCTGGGAATACTGTGGCTTTCGCCACCGGCAAGGTACTtcctttttttatatattttgattaGTCATTCATTCTAGACCTTTGTAGTGCATAGAAGTGACAAATCGACCCGTTTATCAATAAATGGGTCAATTAGTATTTTGATCTTGCATGTTTGACCTGTTAGAGATAAAAACATAagcatatataaatatattatatgtataggTTGCTAGAAGGAAGGAGAGGGAAGCGgcagctgcacagaaagaagcaaGGATTGCACAATCAAAGCTTCCACCGACGTCAATAAATGTTGAGGATAAGTACAAGTACATGATTGCCCCTGCAATGATCAAAAAAGAGGGTTCTGCTGATGATGCTTGGGATGATTAAAACTCTACAAAAGGTTTTGACTTTAAACCCATACCCCTAAGACTTCAAAAAGAAATTATAAACAAAAGGAAATATGTTTTTGGTCTTATTATTCAAATATGATAAAAATAAAATGTACAGGCTGGTAGATGAGATGAGACTCTAGGTTGTGTATAATTTGGATTAAATTGTTATTTTTAGAATACAATTCAGTCTCTTTTcacttttgttttttatatagCAGGGATTGCTTATTAAACTATTTATCTGTTTATTGTATTGTAAAATAAGCGCGCGTGAAATAGTAGGGTTTAAAAGATTCTGATAAGCGTTTTcgataagcaatcccaaacatgAGCTTATATGGCGAGGTTGCTCATTGGTGACAATTtcttattaaaactctgtttatTGCATTTTGAAATAAGCGTGTGTGAAATAATAGCCTTTAAAAGATTATGATACACAGCTTGTATGGCGATGTTACTCTTTTGACACACTGAAATCAAATCTGTTATGGTCAAGAGATTATATTGTGACGCGTGTAACGTTTTATAGGAGGCCGAATTTTGGGTTCCTCCTCAAAGAAAGAAAGGTGGTGGTGATGTTTCCGAATGAGTTGATTTAGGTTATGTCATGGTAAAATCACCAAAAGCAAATAACGATCGAGAAATAAACTAAAATCAAAGGTGGTTTATATCTGTAAAAAGTGCAACATCGTTATATAGAAGAAAGGTCACTCTTGCAAGTTGCAAACACCATTATAAAACAGTATGGCTTGAAGTAGTTGTAAAAGAAGTGTGACAAATAAAATTAACCTTTTTTGTATATTACACTCTCAAAAGTCGTTTTAATCAAAACAATAAGATATAGCATGGTGTAATGCACTGTTTGTAGGATCTTTTTGTAAGGACAGAATGTGAGTTAAAGCATAAAAACGACTCACTCCTACctctaataaaaaaaatatttatttgtgttCAAATGGCCAGATACATGCAACTTCATTATTAGGCTTTGTTCTTTCTATAGTCATCTTCTGTTTTTCGTCCAGTCCCATACAAAAACTTGTAAGATTttttaagagttaattgccaaaatcgtccctgaggtttgggcacgtttgtCATTTTCGttcaaaatgacacttttgtaccaaattgcccccaacgtttgtaactttttgccattttcatccaaaccactaacttagtttattttttctgttaagttgaggatatttggatgaaactggtaaatataaaaccacagggacgattttggcaatttactcaaaccctttttaatttcttttatttaattatttttgttacatatataataaaaaagaatatacatggaatttttagaaaaaaaaaaattaatagttttgtcacataatttttataaatgttcatccaaatcactaactcagtttattttttctgttaaggtgaaggatgttttaaattttataaattaagacagaaattaatttacagcttctttatataaatccgttttataaagagaaaacgtcattgttgtgcaacacataacaatctattacaacttttaatatttatcagttgtagagatagaaaaaaattttaaaagattacatattttttaaatatgttgAGCACCTAGaaaatatgttggtagaaataaaatatttatttaattaagactatgagggtaactaactaatacttattctgagtggcttgagtaaagaaacttttggttcacagcattataattacaatttggtgggtaattgtaaggtttggtaacgatacgttgtttgatagAAGGGGGGAGGGGCACTGGCTTTTGTTTTTaccttaggagcgaatttaaaagagtagaagatgaattacaaacttcgtacatatgataagatttttttatttgacctttttttcaataaggtcaccagcattttagttttataaaatttagaggtttaagtagattttatttttataaaattgatctatataaaaaattagaaattaatttctgtcttagtttttaaacatccttcgccttaatagaaaaattaacttagttagtggttggatgaaaatttataaaaattatgtgacaaagctattattttttcatataaaaattgcatgtatattcttttttattatatatgtgacaaaattaattaaataaaagaaatttaaaagagtttgaataaattgccaaaatcatccctgtggttttatatttgcaagtttcatccaaatatcctcaacttaacagaaaaaataaactaagttagttgtttggatgaaaatggcaaaaagttacaaacgttgggggcaatttggtataAAAGTGTCATTttagacgaaaatggcaaacctgcccaaacctcagggacgattttggcaattaactcattTTTTTTTGGTAAGATACCCTCTGTTAAAATAGGTCTTTAACATACAAAATGACTTTAACATAAGAAGTGAATGAAACTTCTTTTGTGAATATTTTTTTCTATCTATTTAAGTATGATGTTTTCTTTTACTTACGAAAATCCAGTTTGTATGTTAAAACCTATTTGTATCATAACCTAACCCTTTAACATACAAGATACCCTTTTAAGTATGATGGGTCTTTTATAATGGGATTTTGATTTAGTCCATTCAATTCTTTTTTCTAAAGATACTTCTGGTATTTGTTCGgtataagaccatgcgtagtggtaagggtgaataatgcTCCCACCCTTAAGCGTTTTTCGTCATGTGGCAGtacagtcagcaaggggcattattgaGCGTTTTTCTAAAATAGGTGTAGTGGGGATTTAGGCATTATGTTAAAgggtgtaaagaattaaataaaaataaaaaaaaccaacaaaaaaaactaTTGGACTAAAAAAAGGAAGATTAAATGCTATTGGCCAAACAAAATTGTTCAAAGCGTGATTCAAAACACGCcagggtgttttttttttttttgcgaaaACATGCCGGATCACGCCGGCGGGGGTGGGGGAGGGCGTTTTGGGGCGTGTTTGGGGGGAGAAAACGCCGGGATCTAGCcgactacgggtggtctaattaaacaactttattttaataataatgCGTAAAGTGTATTAATTTTCATGATTTACCAATGGTTTTGAATGGTAATATTTAGATTGCTTGTTGGTAGTGTAAAGAATTGTTACTTGGCATCATATCTTAAACACGTAAAGTAGCAAGATTATAAGAAACTATTTGAGGACTATACTTGTAAAACTATTACCTTTTCATCTTTTCACTAGCAGTTCCTTTTTTTCTTCTAACAAGACCACCCGTAGTCGCCGTTATCCGGCGTTTTCTCCCCCCAAACATGCCCGAAAACGCCAAACCCCCCACCCCTGCCGGCGTGTTTCggcgtttttttcaaaaaaaaaacccctCCACGTGTTTTGAATCACGCTTTGAACGTTTTGAGTTGGCCAATAACATTTAATCTTCCCTTTTTAGTccaacaacttttttttttggtttttttatttttatttaattctttacaccTTTTTAACGtaatgcccacatccccactacacccattttagaaaaacgcccaataatgccccttgctgactggactgccacatgacacaaaacgcccaagggtggaGGCATTATTCACCCAAACCACTACACAGTTATTTTTTTTCTTCTGATAAACCTTAAATCAAACTGATCTACACTGTACACATGGAAGTGTGTTCTGATAAATCAAACACTGGTCTTGAAAACCCATAGCATAAAGCAGTTCAATTTACAGATCATAAAACAGTTTTTAGTATAAACCGTAAACCAAAACGTGtttataataacaacaataaccaaTAAAACAAAACCAGCAGCCCATAGATCAAACCGACCGGGAACTTACCATAGACATGATCGACAAAACAAAAGCatatattaaagattaaacattGACAGACCACAAATCTATCAACACATTCAAGCCTTTACTTACACACACACTCAAAACAATACCAACAGAAGCAAAACCCAAGAAAAGACCACCACCAGATGATTATTAAAACCCGATGATCATCTTGCACCGACTCGTTTAATCCTAAGATGCCATCACCGGGTGTCGTTTATTATGACCCAGGAAAGCTTGTCTCATCATTTGATAACCATCTCTATAATGCTCGAGTGAAAAACACAGTTGTCGTATCACTTCACGTTTCTCCTCCGCTCCTTCTTTAATCACTTCCCGTTGCCTCGATATTTCTTTCTCGAGTTCTTCGCTTCTAGAAGTCAACTCATCTATTGACTTGTTTGACTTTGAAATCCGGTCAACTAACTCTACATGTTCTAAATGTAATTGGTCCAGATGCTCGCTTAAGCTATCGATTCGACGGTCTTTCGAAGTCAACTCTTGGTCGAGCTCGTTGACTTTGACCAAAAGCTCGTTTTTCTCGAACTTCAGCTTCTCGATCTCACCTTCCATTTCGACTTTTACGATCTTCATCCTTCTGAGTTCCTCATCCGAATTTTGACACCGCAGTTCCCATTCTTTTAACGTATCGTCTAAAAGCACACGTTCTTTTAAAAGCTTTGTAACTTGTTCTTGAAGCTGCATATTCTCTTCCGATAATGTTTTGTTCGCATTCGATAATGTTTCTCTCATCGCACGGATTTCCCGATCACGTTCCGATAAATTTGTTTTGTATCTCGAGATTCGATCTTGAAGCTTCAACACTTCTCGTTTTTCTTTCTCGAGTTTCGATTTCCAGCTCGTGATTTCCTTCTGTGCCGCCACAACTTTTTCTTGTAAATGATTACTCGAAGGCCCGTTGTTCTCGAGTTCATATCGTAATCTTTTCACTTCATCCTCCGAATCATTAACCTTATCCCTCATCGTTTTCAGATCAACTTCGAGAGCCCGGATTCTTTCCTCTTTAACGTCATCAGACCGCGGTGTCATCGACTCATACTTTCGTAGCTCGGTTTCCAGTTTCTCATTTCGAACGCGTAATTCTTCGACAATGTCATCGTTCTTGATCTTGTTTTCTTGTTGCATCTGAAACATCCGAAGCTCACTTTCCAACTCCGCAATTCTCTTACGCAACCCTTTATGATCACTGTTCGTCGACACACTCGAGTAGTTATTAACCGACGAATCGTCCGATTCCGACTCCGAATCCAACGTAGACGTTTCGTCACCCTCTTTGGTTCCCAAATCCGAACTACTCCCTCTGCTTTTCAGAAAAACATCAAAACCCGCAGCCCGGGTACCCGTCCGGGCCTGCGGGTTAGAATAATTCACAGGTGGTTCAGACCCGACATCTGAAATCCCCGAGCCTTGCGATTGGAGATCCGAGGGGATGTTTTTTCTCAACTCGCCAGTGACATTATCGTACCGTTCGGCTAACGACCGATACATTCTGTAAAACTCTTCAACGTGCGATACGAGTTCTGGTCGTTTCTGGTAATACATTTCGGCTTTTTTGGCGAACGAATCGCCTTCTTCTTCGATGAGTTTTAGCATACGTTTGACGCTTTGGTCCATTTCTGCAATCAAGAACTCTTTAGTGAGTCTAGTGTTGAGAATTTTGGCCATTGGAATTATTTGGTAAAGGTTTAGATTGATTGTTGTGAATTGTTATTATTTGATTTGAATTAAAGAGATATTTAGTATTTTAGTGGGGCCCAAATTGATTGGATCAGTAGAAAGTGTAGGAACAACTATGACAGCCACTAAGGAACCAATAGTGGGACATATGATCAACTTCAATGAGAAGGAATAAAAAAAAGTATTTGTTTATTTATGAGTGGTGTTTGACTATTAGAATAGTCGGTAATACTTGCAATTAAATGGTGCAAATCTTACTTTTTTTCAtggaaaaataataaaaaaaaaagggCAAAAAGGTGTTTTAATTTtgagttttgttttaaaaatGAGGAAGGAACATGGGACCCAAGTCATGAGGGAGCGTGTAAATTGTAATGCCATGAAACATGGCAAACATGATTtgaaacattgttttaaaagaaTTATTCGATTATTTGTTAAAGAAAAAATCTTGTTAAACCAAAAAAATCCACTTAAAAATTTCAAATATACAGTTACACTTCCAATCAATTTTCTTTAATAATTTTAGGTGTCTAACAACTTCAAAATTCTATTTAGAGTGAATTGCaaaaattgtcctttatctttatggatagaggcaaggtctgcctacatcccaccctccccagaccctataagtagcttcgctatttgtgggatttacagGGTATGGTtgttgtcctttatctttatgcccctttacaggcggtgtcctttatgtttaaaattaacgagttttgttctttatgtttaaaaatcaaacacgttttaccctttgggcctaaCCCAGTTTTTTTTTTCCAGTTAAATGTGACCTGCACGTGGTCAcatttaacagagaaaacaaactgggTTAGGCCCAAAGGATAAAACGTGCTTGCTTTTTAAACATAacggacaaaactcgtcaattttaaacataaaggacaccgcctgtaaaggGGCATAAAGATAAAGGATAACTCTTCTATTTATCATAACTTTTAGAATTAGAGAATATATTAGTATATTCGGGTTCGATGGTGATCGGGTTGGTATCACCTAACATCATATACGTCTAAAAACCGTGAAAACTTTTATAAGTAATCCTACACTTTCCCAACAATGATTACTCGTCCCAAATGTTTCGGGTTCTGAGATTTCCATCGTACCATCCCTAGATACATACGTATCattaaaaacctttttatttatggTGATATAAGAATAAAGGAAATCATAAGAAGGGATATTTGTAGGTAAATTTCTTTCAAGCCCAATGTAGACACAAGTTTATGGGCCTTTGGGCTCTTACTTGATATGCATTAATGTTGTGATGTTTATAGATGATCACACTCAATCAGCTAATCTGACTTGAGGAAGAAACATTTGAAGTTTAGTATAGTATAATTTACTGGTGTTTTAAAGAAACACCGTGAGCGTCATGTAGAAGTGCGTGTTAGTAGCTTACCTTCGACATTTTCGGCTAGCCATTTGGAGTTTTTGGGACTGATGTGGCTATCCCACCACCATGAATGTTTATTTCTTGATTCTGACTTCCTATAACCTTTATTCGACTTAGCCTGAAAATCGAAAAATATAAAACATCATACACCGCACGATTACTTTTTTTTGCAACGACTGCTTTAAGCTAGAGAAAATGATCAGACTAGCAAAAGACGATGATCAACGCAATATAAAGTTCACACAATGGTCGACTTACCAAAGACGATGCCATTTTGCTTATTCGTCCCTAATAATAACACCTGAAAATTCCCAAAAAAAAGAacattttgataacagaaatccATCAAGATTTTAACTATAAGAAAATAACATAATTATTGTTCTAAAAGTAAAATACCATTTTTGTTCCTGAGGTTTGGCCGTTTTGCgattttcgtccaaaggtttgtttttccgcatctggatcaaaaaggtttgaaatcttgccattttcatccagctcgttaactccatccatttttctccgttaagtgaaaggtatttccgtcttttttgttaacttaaagggcaaaaACACCGAATTGCTCTTAAAGTTAACAAAAAGACGAAAAATACCCATCATTTTAAAGGAGAAAAATGGATCgagttaacgagtcggatgaaaatggcaagatttcaaaccttttagatccagatgcgaaaaaacaaacctttgggcAAAAcgcgcaaaactgaccaaacttcagggacgaaaatggcattttactcttgttCTTAAGTACAGTTAAAGAGTATTTTGTTGAAGCTTAGATCCAATGTTTTTAAAAACCTGTTTTTAACTCATACTGGATTTAGCCCTGAAATTGTGAAATGGTTCAACTGGTTGAACCAGGTTGCACTGGCGGTTCAACCAGCCTACTAGTTAACCCTATAATTCCATAAAATACAAGTTCGCCTCAAAAAACAATCCAATCTTAATTAGAATTTATGTAACTGATCATGGTTTTATCTAAAAAAACAACTATTTTCTTGTAAAGAAATAAGCATTTTAAGATATTCTTTTAGCACTTGTAAACAATATTACTTTTTGACGAGGTGGGTAACAGTTTCAACAGTGACGAAATATTGGAATGAGAGGCACTAGGTTGATTAAAGGTAATGCAAACTGATTCAACGGTTTGAAGCGGTAGAAACGGACTAACCGCCTCAACATAAGTGATAAGACATACAAGATTCTGGTTTTACCGGCCTTTATTGTTCCAGGCCCGTGTCCGGTATCCCGTATAACCGGCATTACTGGTCGGTTCATACCAGTATTTAAAACATTACTTAGATCCATTGATCGACTTTTTATGACTTACATTTGTCTCACATGCATACAAGACTTGtactatataataataatatagtgTGTAGTAAACTAGTAACATATTGTATAATACAAGTCTATGATGCATGTGAGACAAAGATAAATCCGAAATTATGGTTGAATTTAGGTTCAAGTTATTCATATAATTCTTGTTCAAGTATGTATAGGGACGTAGGGGATCAAATGAAGTTTAAGATAAGAAAAGTCATACGTGCGACACTTTTTCTTTGGTATGGTAATGTAATGGTCAACATTTATAACTTGTATTCATTATAAAGCAACCATTAGTCCGTCCATTAAGGAATGAATTATTAATTGACTCTTCTAAAATCAAACAAAGGACCTTTTCAACTCCCTATGGAATACATTGACAGCAATATACATTATTAAAACTATAATAATAATACGTGTAACTTCAATAccaatttatttattatttattatttgcaAACATTAAATTAAAGGCAAATTCCACAAAAAACTGACCAAAATTTATTAAGCTTTAGCAAAATTTTAATGGAGTTAGTTACCTTGACAAAAGTTGAAAATCAAAAGTTAGTTACCTAAAAATATATGAAACACAAAATAATTGGATTACCTCAATTATGGGTGAGAAAAAATGGAATAATCAAATCAGTTGAGAACCGGCCTTTCACATATGATTTTTCTAATAACCAATTTTTATGACTCGGTTATGgttatatgtatataaataacAAAGTTCAATCAACCGAATCGACATTAAAATCAACCTTTATATAATCTTCTTATAAATAAGATGCTCTAGAAAAGCTTTGCTACATTTTTTATATGACAAAATACATAAAAGGACTTATTAATAACCATTTGTTTGAATCAAGCAACGTCCAACGCCGAAGTTACAGTTAACTAAATTAACTGAACCATATTTTTCGATAACCAAATTAACCAAACTGTTTATaggcatggttgtaaaaatctcAACTAGACGCCGATTAATACTGATTAATTCCGACTAATCCGGATTAATCCCTAGTCTCCACCCTATCGCCCAACTAGTGACTACTACAACACTATTTATAGCTAAAACTAATCGGTTGCCCAGAAAAACCGGTTCAGTTAAAAAAGTGGACCACTTTTTTTTAACCCGATTTGTACATGTCTACCTTTTTCAGCAAGTAAAACAAACTAAACCAACCCATGTCACCACTAACCTCAAATAGAAAAGTTGATAAAAAGTCACTTATATCTTCACTTAATTAGTCCAAAATAAAACAAATAGCATACACATATGTTCTAACAAAAGTACTAAAAATATTAGTTGCACATGTCTAAACTCTAAATAGTAAATACCTTCAATTGTGACAACAGAGTGATAATATTAGACCTCGGTGCATACTTTAACCCAATAAGCTACATATATATGTTTTGAAAATCTTCCTATGGTGGTTATCTTATCTAgtataataaacaaaaaaaaaaaaattataaaaattattaaTCATACAAGATTCCAAAACCAATATTGCAGGCCTCATGAAACGTGTCACCCACACACTGACCACTAAAAACACCAACACGCTGCTGAAGCTGGTGTGGAGAACACGCGCTCAGAAGCGCGAGTAGCTTACAAGGAGTAAAAATCAGCAAAAGAAAGATCATGCCGGAGGGTCATGACTCATGAATCGTGAAACAACCACCGGCAACGCTTAATCCAGCTACGCGGTTtcataataatactaataataatattactattatttttattattttaattaagtaagcaataataataaatatatagttTTCAATTTGATTTAAAAAACGCACCGACAAATTTGATGTGATTAGCAATTGTATCGTTTCGAGATTGTGTAACCAGTACAACTATTTGAATTTCAAATTTTGTATTCGTACAGTGAAATCCATTAGGCGGCAATGAATGAATTATAATAAAAACGAATTTAAATAAGAAGAAACAATCTAACAAAAAGCCAAAAAGTGAAAAAGAaattataataatacaaaaagCGGTATAATAATGTGTAAATGATTCCAAAATTTTTGAAGTTCGTtgttataatttatttatttatatgttattGCTAAAAGCTAGAAGATTCGAATCATCTGATGCAAAATTTACGAATTAGAAGATAAGATGATAATCGTGAACAAAAACATGTGATCCAGAAAGCTTCAAATTAAGAACGAAGATATCGACaaaattatcatcatcatcatcagaagaaGAAACTGGTCTAACCTCGAATCGGAATCCAAAACTGTTCACCGTGGAAAACTGAGATTGAGCCGTTCAAGTATTGAATTGAACACTTGTTTCTAGAAAATAAGATGGAAAATTAGATATAAAATCAAAGGATTGAAGTTGAAGATGGATAAGAGAATGATTGAAGCAGTAGTTTGTTGTAATTGAATATTTGTAATACAAGTAGAGATGAACCGAATTATTGTTACCTTTatggttgatgattgatgatgaaaTTGAGTGGAGATATGAGCGATTAGACGGATGAATTGAAGTTGAAGTGGAAATGGTTGATGCGAGTGTAGGTAAGGGAGATGAGGATGAGGGTTTCAGAATGCGCCATTGTTGAACGTGTTTTAATGGGGGGTTTGGGGAAAAGAGACGCGCATTAAAGCCAAGATGCTGCCGTGACAGTAActggtttttatttatttttcacaTGCTTATTTTTGTCATATACTTTCAactaactagtttaatacccatCCGGTGGACGGGTTACGCAAACAACGTAACAAACATAGATAATCTACATTAAGTGGACACAAATCTAAACAACATTACAAACAAAAGGATCATTCTTTAATTTATAAAAGTTAAACGAATGTGAACAGTTTACAACCATAAAATCATATAAAATAAAACTGATAGAGTGGTAAAATATGAAATTGTATCATTTTAATGCAAAAGTAAACTGTAGGCAACATTAAGAGAAAGTGTAATAACATTCAAACATGGTTTACTgcatcaatttttttttggcttttggaTCGTCCTCTTTGACCTCAAAGGGGGC of Helianthus annuus cultivar XRQ/B chromosome 1, HanXRQr2.0-SUNRISE, whole genome shotgun sequence contains these proteins:
- the LOC110869721 gene encoding protein NETWORKED 4A, with translation MASSLAKSNKGYRKSESRNKHSWWWDSHISPKNSKWLAENVEEMDQSVKRMLKLIEEEGDSFAKKAEMYYQKRPELVSHVEEFYRMYRSLAERYDNVTGELRKNIPSDLQSQGSGISDVGSEPPVNYSNPQARTGTRAAGFDVFLKSRGSSSDLGTKEGDETSTLDSESESDDSSVNNYSSVSTNSDHKGLRKRIAELESELRMFQMQQENKIKNDDIVEELRVRNEKLETELRKYESMTPRSDDVKEERIRALEVDLKTMRDKVNDSEDEVKRLRYELENNGPSSNHLQEKVVAAQKEITSWKSKLEKEKREVLKLQDRISRYKTNLSERDREIRAMRETLSNANKTLSEENMQLQEQVTKLLKERVLLDDTLKEWELRCQNSDEELRRMKIVKVEMEGEIEKLKFEKNELLVKVNELDQELTSKDRRIDSLSEHLDQLHLEHVELVDRISKSNKSIDELTSRSEELEKEISRQREVIKEGAEEKREVIRQLCFSLEHYRDGYQMMRQAFLGHNKRHPVMAS